In Halichondria panicea chromosome 17, odHalPani1.1, whole genome shotgun sequence, a single window of DNA contains:
- the LOC135350848 gene encoding uncharacterized protein LOC135350848, producing the protein MATAKASNGVSMYSNNIGGRKNQPPPIPVSLPHISVPGNSEEDAKRSLSRCTSLPNDIDATVTVQLRNTSSRSRRKAQLQRNSVAITSSDYYNQRRPQVSQLAVKQQLHVPLRTTTAPQSLHPITESEKEEYMNKRSSMVADIHDLNGLQITDARLFRYRSNSSIAISRPTTPQITIPQVGRIKRHPSNASTINSIGRADSMLSLTDSHYTPSPGTPLRQLSSLKMNPQAVPLTAATEHQFLPLYINAESGQMYMFEDGYYVPITHDNMITFQEMSINKPPIPDRRQKDSTVSSQPQPSRRRAPPPPPSRIMTAPSDYLLFVQILIIMFTLCLNLPVLILCSLPALICSLQVRKANRNGYYEAAKKGSECVMCFSILGIIFHVFAILAVIATFLLLHFLGGYFTLQ; encoded by the exons ATGGCAACTGCTAAAGCAAGCAATGGTGTCAGCATGTACTCAAATAACATCG GAGGCCGCAAAAATCAACCACCACCAATCCCAGTGTCCCTCCCTCATATCAGTGTGCCTGGAAACTCGGAGGAGGATGCAAAGAGAAGTCTCTCGAGGTGTACCTCTCTACCCAATGACATTGATGCAACTGTAACAGTCCAGCTAAGGAATACGTCCTCTCGATCTAGAAGGAAAGCTCAACTGCAGAGGAACTCAGTAGCTATTACAAGTAGTGATTACTACAATCAGAGGAGGCCGCAGGTTTCTCAACTGGCTGTCAAACAACAACTGCATGTCCCACTGCGAACCACTACAGCTCCACAGTCACTGCATCCAATTACTGAGAGTGAAAAAGAAGAGTACATGAACAAACGCTCATCAATGGTGGCTGACATACACGACCTTAATGGATTGCAAATCACAGATGCAAGGCTGTTTCGTTATCGCTCTAACTCTTCCATTGCTATCTCGCGACCCACCACCCCTCAAATCACTATCCCACAAGTAGGCAGAATCAAGAGGCATCCTTCGAATGCATCAACCATAAACTCGATTGGTCGAGCAGACTCAATGCTATCTCTGACGGACAGTCATTACACCCCATCCCCTGGTACTCCTCTACGACAGTTATCTTCTCTCAAGATGAACCCGCAAGCAGTTCCACTCACTGCTGCTACAGAGCATCAGTTCCTACCACTTTATATCAACGCTGAGTCAGGCCAAATGTATATGTTTGAGGACGGCTATTACGTACCAATAACTCATGACAATATGATTACGTTCCAGGAGATGTCTATCAACAAACCTCCTATACCA GATCGTCGCCAAAAGGATTCTACAGTGAGCTCTCAACCACAACCCTCCAGAAGGAGGGCTCCTCCCCCACCCCCTAGTAGGATAATGACAGCACCCTCCGATTACCTCCTCTTTGTACAGATCTTAATTATCATGTTTACTCTGTGTCTCAATCTTCCCGTTCTCATCCTCTGCTCTTTACCAGCTCTCATTTGTTCTCTGCAG gTGAGGAAGGCAAACAGGAATGGATATTACGAAGCAGCCAAGAAGGGATCCGAGTGTGTGATGTGTTTCAGCATCCTTGGGATAATCTTCCATGTGTTTGCTATACTAGCTGTTATAGCAACATTTCTCTTACTGCATTTCTTAGGAGGATATTTTACTTTACAATAA